From the Rhodospirillales bacterium RIFCSPLOWO2_02_FULL_58_16 genome, the window AATGCAGGGAATCGCCGCTGATGGCGACCGATCCGGTCTTGCTTACTACATGTTTCTGAAAGAGCACCAGGCCGATGGTAAGGACAATGGCCAGCAACATAACGGCGTAGCCGATCTCGGCGCTGTGAACGGGCCGGGGGTGGAAAAAACGATCCCCGGCCTGGATCAACAAAATCATCGCCGAGCCGCAAATAAAGGCGGCCTGGGCCAACCCGGCCAACGGTTCGGCCTTGCCGTAGCCGAAGCGATGATTCCGATCAGCCGGTTGCAGGGCGCGGCGCACGGCCAGCAGATTGACCATCGACGCCCCGGCGTCAAGCAGGGAGTCGAGCAGGGTCGATAAAATGCTCACCGATTCGGTGGCCATCCACGCCCCCAGCTTAACGATGATAAGCACGCAGGCCACGGATATGGAAGCGTAGGTAGCCATCCGCATAAGCCGCCCGGCCTCATCGGAAGGAAGTCGATTGTCGGCGTCCGAATTTCTC encodes:
- the fieF gene encoding divalent metal cation transporter FieF (member of cation diffusion facilitator family; CDF; membrane-bound; induced by both zinc and iron, but does not induce resistance to zinc; can transport zinc(II) in a proton-dependent manner; instead this protein induces iron resistance; forms dimers) yields the protein MRMATYASISVACVLIIVKLGAWMATESVSILSTLLDSLLDAGASMVNLLAVRRALQPADRNHRFGYGKAEPLAGLAQAAFICGSAMILLIQAGDRFFHPRPVHSAEIGYAVMLLAIVLTIGLVLFQKHVVSKTGSVAISGDSLHYQTDVMINASVIFSLFLSSRTGWMMFDPLFAIAIAGYIVFGARDIGRDALRLLMDRELPEEERRRIKEIALSQPGALSMHDLRTRSSGMMTFIQLHLEMDGDITLREAHEIAEAVMHKLENAFPNAEVIIHEDPKGVMEKRVEFK